The following proteins are encoded in a genomic region of Candidatus Nitrospira nitrificans:
- the wecB gene encoding non-hydrolyzing UDP-N-acetylglucosamine 2-epimerase gives MKRIDIIAGARPNFMKIAPIIEALNAAERRGGQLRYRLIHTGQHYDRAMSGSFFEELGIPDPDINLEVGSGTQAEQTAGIMVGYEQVLLKETSDLCLVVGDVTSTMACSIAARKLGVPVAHVEGGIRSGDWTMPEEINRVVTDSITNWFFTTSETANHNLRRAGVTDDQIFFVGNTMIDTLLKQLPRLRQPACWESLALRPGRYMVITLHRPANVDGEQQLLRLLRAIADGTKGLPVIFPVHPRTAKNLRDTQNTLPSMHYVDPLGYLEFNYLVKHAKGVITDSGGITEETTVLGVPCLTLRDNTERPETVTIGTNELIGTDPSKLPPALARLMAGQWKKGAIPPKWDGKAAERIVAQLERVLINR, from the coding sequence GTGAAGCGTATCGATATCATCGCGGGGGCCCGGCCGAATTTCATGAAAATCGCCCCGATCATTGAAGCGCTCAACGCAGCTGAGCGCCGTGGCGGGCAGCTCCGATACCGATTGATTCATACAGGCCAACATTACGACCGCGCGATGTCCGGCAGTTTTTTCGAAGAACTCGGGATCCCCGATCCGGACATCAATCTCGAGGTGGGGTCGGGCACTCAAGCCGAACAGACCGCCGGAATCATGGTCGGGTATGAACAGGTCTTACTGAAGGAAACGAGCGACCTCTGTCTGGTTGTCGGCGATGTGACGTCCACGATGGCCTGTTCTATTGCCGCGCGCAAGCTCGGCGTGCCGGTGGCTCATGTGGAGGGCGGGATTCGGTCCGGCGATTGGACCATGCCGGAAGAAATCAACCGGGTGGTGACCGACTCCATCACCAATTGGTTTTTTACGACGAGCGAAACGGCCAACCACAATTTGCGCCGGGCCGGCGTGACCGACGATCAGATCTTTTTCGTCGGCAATACGATGATCGATACCTTGCTCAAACAGTTGCCTCGGCTGCGTCAGCCTGCCTGCTGGGAGTCCCTCGCCTTGCGGCCCGGTCGCTATATGGTCATCACGCTCCATCGTCCGGCCAATGTGGATGGAGAACAACAACTGCTCCGATTGCTGCGCGCCATTGCAGATGGAACCAAAGGCCTGCCCGTTATCTTTCCGGTCCATCCGAGGACGGCTAAGAATCTGAGAGACACGCAGAACACGCTCCCGTCCATGCACTACGTCGATCCACTGGGCTATTTGGAATTCAATTACCTGGTGAAGCATGCCAAGGGTGTGATCACCGATTCAGGAGGGATTACCGAGGAAACGACGGTGCTTGGTGTGCCGTGCCTCACCCTGCGCGACAACACCGAACGTCCCGAGACCGTCACCATCGGCACCAACGAACTGATCGGAACTGATCCGAGCAAGCTGCCACCCGCGCTTGCGCGCTTGATGGCCGGGCAATGGAAGAAAGGGGCGATTCCACCGAAATGGGACGGCAAGGCGGCGGAACGGATTGTGGCACAGCTGGAACGAGTGTTGATCAATAGGTGA
- a CDS encoding GDP-L-fucose synthase family protein yields MVVTGGAGFLGSFVVEQLRAKGCRQIVVPRSKDYDLVRMDAVRQLYGDANPDIVIHLAARVGGIGANQANPGRFFYENLMMGTQLIEVGRQRGLKKFVALGTICAYPKFAPIPFKEDDIWNGYPEETNAPYGLAKKMMLVQSQAYRQQYGFNSIVLFPVNLYGPRDNFDLETSHVIPALIRKCVAAKEAGQVSMTLWGDGSPSREFLYVEDAAEGVLLAAEQYEGSFPVNLGTGEEVAIRDLAKMIATEVEFTGHIQWDTSKPNGQPRRCLDVSRAKQLFGFEARHGLRDGLKKTIQWFHDNRQMIREVQF; encoded by the coding sequence GTGGTCGTCACCGGCGGCGCCGGATTTCTCGGTTCGTTCGTCGTCGAGCAGTTGCGCGCGAAGGGCTGTCGACAGATCGTCGTTCCACGCAGCAAGGATTACGATCTCGTCCGGATGGATGCCGTCCGGCAACTCTATGGCGATGCGAACCCCGATATCGTCATCCATCTCGCCGCGCGTGTCGGCGGCATCGGCGCCAACCAGGCCAATCCCGGTCGGTTCTTTTACGAGAATCTGATGATGGGGACGCAGCTGATCGAAGTCGGCCGTCAACGAGGATTGAAGAAATTTGTGGCGCTTGGAACCATCTGCGCGTATCCCAAGTTCGCTCCGATTCCCTTCAAAGAAGACGACATCTGGAACGGGTACCCGGAAGAAACCAATGCCCCCTACGGGCTGGCGAAGAAAATGATGCTGGTGCAGTCCCAGGCCTACCGGCAACAGTACGGGTTCAATTCGATCGTGCTCTTTCCCGTCAACCTGTATGGACCTCGCGATAACTTCGATTTGGAAACGTCTCACGTCATTCCGGCACTCATACGGAAATGCGTTGCCGCAAAGGAAGCGGGGCAGGTTTCGATGACGCTCTGGGGAGACGGGTCGCCAAGCCGAGAGTTCTTGTATGTCGAGGATGCGGCCGAGGGCGTTCTTTTGGCGGCCGAACAGTATGAGGGGAGTTTCCCGGTCAACTTAGGAACCGGTGAAGAAGTGGCCATTCGGGATCTTGCTAAGATGATTGCGACTGAGGTGGAGTTCACGGGGCACATTCAGTGGGATACGTCAAAACCGAATGGCCAGCCTCGGCGGTGTCTGGACGTCAGTCGGGCCAAGCAACTCTTCGGCTTTGAAGCCCGGCATGGCTTGCGCGACGGGTTGAAGAAGACGATCCAATGGTTTCATGACAATCGTCAGATGATACGGGAAGTGCAATTCTAA